The Alkalihalobacillus sp. TS-13 genomic interval GAAGTCAACTCTTCATACCATGCAACCATTTCCTCAGAAGTCTTCGTTACACCCTCACCAGCTAAATGGTACTGGCCATCTTTATAAAGTTCAGAAGATGCCACGTCCAATGCAAGTTTCACTTCTTCATCCGGCTTGTAACCAGCTTTTTCGATTGCTTCGATGATCGTAGAAATCGCTTCTTCGTTTGAAGATAGGTTAGGTGCGAATCCACCTTCATCACCAACTGCTGTATTCAAGCCCTTGTCCTTCAATACTTTTTTCAACGTGTGGAAAATTTCTGCTCCGACACGAAGTGCTTCGCGGAACGAATCAGCCCCGACAGGCATGACCATGAACTCTTGGATATCCACGTTGTTATCAGCGTGCTCTCCACCGTTCAAGATGTTCATCATCGGTGTTGGAAGAGTTTTAGCGTTAAATCCACCAAGGTAGTTGTATAGAGAAACATCAAGGTGGTCAGCTGCTGCATGCGCAACGGCCATAGATACACCTAGAATCGCGTTCGCTCCGATCTTCCCTTTGTTTTCTGTACCGTCAAGCTCAAGCAATTGCTTGTCGATCGCCACTTGGTCAAGTGCGTCGAAAAAGACGAGTTCTGGTGCAATCATTTCGTTGACGTTGTTCACTGCGTTCAGAACACCTTTTCCAAGGTAACGGTCTTTATCACCGTCACGAAGTTCGACTGCTTCGTATTCACCTGTTGAAGCTCCACTTGGTACAAGCGCGCGTCCTCGAGCTCCTGACTCTAACCAAACTTCAACTTCTACAGTTGGATTACCGCGGGAGTCTAATACTTCACGCGCAAAAATATTAACGATATTCGATGTCATAACGCTTCATCTCCTTAGTTTATAATAGATTAATCTTTAATCAGTGATTTCCCTGTCATCTCTTTTGGCTGTTTCCCGCCCAACAAATCAAGCACTGTCGGCGACAAGTCCGCCAGAATTCCGTCATCACGAAGGTTTACACCTTTTTTCGTGACGATGACCGGTACAGGGTTCGTCGTATGTGCTGTCATCGGTTTATCATCAACCGTGATGACCTCATCTGAGTTTCCGTGGTCAGCCGTTATGATAGCCGCGCCATCTTTTTCTAAAATCAAGTCAACGATCTTACCAAGACATTCATCCACTGTCTCGATTGCTTTGATGGTAGGCTCTAGCATACCGGAATGCCCGACCATGTCCGGGTTTGCAAGGTTCAAAATGATTACATCGTGCTTGTCCGCATTCAGTTCATCAAGCAACGCATCCGTCACTTCATAAGCGCTCATTTCTGGTTTCAAGTCATAGGTCGCCACTTTTGGTGAATCGATGAGGATCCGCTCTTCACCTGGGAATTCATTCTCGCGTCCGCCACTGAAAAAGAACGTGACATGCGGATACTTTTCGGTTTCAGCAATCCGCAGCTGTTTATAATCCTGCTGTGCTAAAACTTCACCCAGCGTGTTGTCGAGGTTCGTCGGTTTGAAGGCGACCTCCCCATCCACTGTTTCACTGAAATGAGTCAGACAGACGAAATGGAGATCCTTCGGCAGTTTTTCACCACGATCGAATCCCCGGAAGTCTTCGTTCGTAAAGACCTGTGAAATCTGGATCGCCCGGTCAGGACGGAAGTTGAAGAAAATGATCGCATCATCGTCTTCGATCGTCGCAACCGGAGCACCGTCTTCCTTCGTTATCACTGACGGAAGGACGAATTCATCATGGATATCGTTAGCATAAGAGTCATCGACAACTTCGATCGGGTCGTTATAAGACGGGCCTTCACCGTAGGTCATCGTGCGATAGGAACGTTCTACACGATCCCAGCGCTTATCACGGTCCATCGAATAATAACGTCCAGATAACGTCGCAATTTCTCCGACGCCATATTCAGCCATTTTTTCCTGAAGCGCCTTGATGTAAGTCTTCGCAGTTTGCGGTCCAACATCACGGCCATCAAGGAATCCATGGACATAAACCTTCTCGACATTCTCTTTCGCTGCCAGCTTCAATAACGCATAAAGGTGATCGATGTGACTGTGGATTCCGCCATCCGAAAGCAATCCGAAAATATGGAGGGCAGAATCTTTCTTTTTCACATGGTCCATCGCATCAAGGAAGGTTTGCTTTTCATAAAACTCGCCTTCTTTAATCGAGAGATTGACCCGAGTCAAGCTTTGATAGACGATTCGGCCAGCTCCGATGTTCAAGTGGCCGACCTCGGAGTTCCCCATCTGACCTTCAGGAAGGCCAACCGCTTCGCCACAAGCCTGCAGCTGGGAGTGAGGAAACTCATTCCAATAGTGGTCGAAGTTCGGCTTTTTCGCCTGGGCGACCGCATTCCCTTTTGTTTCATCCCGTAACGCAAACCCATCAAGAATGATGAGTGCGACTGGTTTTTTAGCCATTATTTACAACCTCCAACAACTGTAAGAAAGACTGAGGCTTCAAGCTTGCCCCACCGACAAGTGCACCATCGATGTCTGATTGGCTCATCAATTCATCAATCGTTTCCGGCTTCACACTTCCGCCGTATTGGATACGCACTTGTTCTGCGATCTCTTTTGAAAATTTATCAGCGATCACACTGCGGATATAAGCACATACCTCATTCGCATCCTCAGCAGTCGCTGATTTTCCTGTTCCAATCGCCCAGATCGGCTCATAGGCGATTACAGTCTTAGCGACTTGTTCTTCAGAAAGACCGCTTAAAGCTTGCTCAACCTGTGTTTTTACATGAGGTTTCGTTTCATTGTTCTCACGTTGTTCTAATGTTTCACCGACACAAACGATCGGTACAAGGTCATGCTTAAAGGCAGCGTGTACTTTCTTGTTAACAGAGCTATTCGTTTCGGCGAACATTTCACGACGCTCAGAGTGTCCAAGAATGACATACTCGACATTCAAATCATTCAAAGCCGCCGGGCTGATTTCACCTGTAAATGCTCCGCTTTCTTCAAAGTGCATGTTTTGTGCTCCGATATGCAGCTTCGTTTCAGCAGTTTCATTCACTAGAGCGTTCAAAAAGAGTGCAGGCGCACAAATTACCGAATCAATTTTCGATTCATCTGGCACAAGACCTGATATCTCTTTTACAAAGCTCTTGGATTCCTCCAATGTTTTATGCATTTTCCAGTTTCCTGCGATGATCGGTTTACGCATCCTTTAAGGACCACCTTTCATTTGTTTAAGTATGTTGTTCTACATTGTTGATTTCCGCGAAATTCATTCCCTTTCCGCCGGCGAAAGTTCTAAGCACGAAGGTTACAGGGACCTGTCAATGAAACCGGCTAAAAACGTTACGTCCTGTAACAATGCCGGTTCTCGTACATCCTGTACGTCGGAGAACCGTAAAAAACCGAGTAACGTTCACTGCCGATAAACGTCACGTCCTGTGACAACGGCAGTACTAGCACGTCCTATGCGTCGGAAATACGCCGGTTAACATTCGTTTCTTTTTTTGAACTTCCCCTTACTTATCTTTTAACGCAGCAACGCCCGGTAAAACCTTCCCCTCCATAAACTCTAGAGAGGCACCTCCGCCGGTAGAGATGTGATCCATCGCATCTGCGAGATCGAATTTTTCGACTGCTGCTGCTGAATCACCACCGCCGATGACACTGTACGTATCTTTCGCGTCGGCTAACGCTTTCGCGATTGTCATCGTACCGTTCGCAAAGGCATCAAATTCGAATACACCCATAGGTCCATTCCATATTACAAGCTTCGAGCCTTCGATCACGGTTCTGTACTCATCACGAGTACCTGGTCCAATATCTAGTGCTTCCCAATCTGATGGGATTTCATCAATCGAGACGACTTTCGTATTGGCATCTCTTGAAAAATCATCTGCAATGACGACATCTTTCGGAAGATACATTTTTACGCCTTTTTGCTCCGCTTTTTCCATGAATGACTTCGCCAGGTCGATTTTATCCTCTTCTAAAAGAGATTTCCCGACGTCATACCCGAGTGCTTTTACAAAAGTATAAGCAAGGCCGCCGCCGATGATCAGGTTGTCCACTTTATCTAAAAGATTATCGATAACCCCGATCTTATCTTTAACTTTTGCGCCGCCAATTACGGCTGTAAATGGACGTTCTGGAGTTGAAAGTGCTTTTCCGAGAACATCAAGTTCTTTTTCCATTAAAAGTCCTGAAACCCCTGGAAGATGATGAGCGACACCTTCGGTTGATGCGTGCGCCCGGTGAGCCGCTCCAAATGCATCATTCACATACACGTCAGCCATGGCAGCGAACGCTTTCGCTAGCACTGGGTCGTTCTTTTCTTCACCAGGTTCAAAACGGACGTTTTCAATCAGTAAGACTTCTCCATTGTTCAGGTTTGAGATTGCTTGGTCGACTTCTTCACCATAAACTTGATCGGTTTTTGTAACGGTCCGGTTCAAAAGATCACTTAGACGTTTTGCGACAGGATCAAGACGTAACTCTTCAACGACTTGTCCCTTCGGACGTCCAAGGTGACTTGCTAGAATGACTTTTGCTCCGTTTTCTACTAAGTGTTGGATTGTCGGTAATGCCGCACGGATTCGAGTTTCGTCATTCACTTCTCCATCCTTCATCGGCACGTTGAAGTCAACGCGACAGAAAACTCTCTTCCCTTCAACGTTCACATCACGCAAAGACTGTTTTTGCATTTACGGAAAAGCCTCCTTCGTTTTAATAAATCATAAATTTAATTGTTGAACTTCTTTTTAACTTCCCCTAAGTACATGTGAAAAGAGGAGTAAAATTACCCCTCCCCCACATTCTATATAAACTTATGAAAATGGTACAGTTTTTTCCTGTTGAAAACTGTTCCTTTTTGACTTTTCTAAACCTCTTCTTAAAGTCCTTTAGAAGCGATGAACGCTGCAAGATCAACAACACGGTGAGAATATCCGCTCTCATTGTCGTACCAAGAAATTGCTTTTACCATGTTGCCTTCCATGACCATTGTAGAAAGCGCATCGATTGTAGAAGAATCAGGGCTTCCGTTATAGTCACGAGATACTAGTGGCTCTTCGCTGTATCCAAGAATACCTTTCAAGTTAGACTCTGCAGCTTCTTTTAATGCTGCATTCACTTCGTCTACAGTTACATCTTTATCAAGCTCAGCTACAAGGTCGACTAATGATACGTTTGGTGTAGGTACACGCATTGCCATACCATTCAGCTTGCCTTCTAGCTCTGGAAGTACAAGAGATACCGCTTTTGCTGCACCTGTTGTTGTCGGGATGATGTTTTCGCTTGCCGCACGCGCACGACGATAGTCTTTGTGTGGAAGGTCAAGGATTTGCTGGTCGTTCGTGTAAGAGTGGACTGTTGTCATCATTCCACGTTTGATTCCGAACTTATCGTTCAATACTTTAGCAAGTGGTGCTAGACAGTTTGTCGTACAAGATGCGTTTGAGATGACATTGTGGCTTGCTGCATCGTACTTGTCTTCGTTAACACCAAGTACAACCGTGATGTCTTCGTTCTTCGCTGGAGCAGAAATGATGACTTTCTTTGCTCCTGCTTCAAGGTGTTTTGCTGCATCGTCACGTTGCGTGAAACGACCAGTTGATTCAACAACGATTTCTACGCCAAGGTCTCCCCAACCTAGTTGAGCAGGATCACGCTCAGAAAGAACTTTTACCTCTTTACCATCTACCACAAGGTTTTCACCGTTAACTTCAACTTTTGCATCTAGTGTTCCATGAACAGTGTCATATTGTAATAGATGAGCAAGCATTTCAGCGTCTGTAAGGTCATTAACTGCTACTACCTCAACGTCGTTGTTCTTCAATGCTGCACGGAATACGTTACGTCCAATACGTCCAAAACCATTAATACCAATCTTTGTAGCCATTATAAAACTCCTCCTTGGATTTAATAAAGAAATTGAATGTATATATTTGATAAGTCC includes:
- the pgk gene encoding phosphoglycerate kinase encodes the protein MQKQSLRDVNVEGKRVFCRVDFNVPMKDGEVNDETRIRAALPTIQHLVENGAKVILASHLGRPKGQVVEELRLDPVAKRLSDLLNRTVTKTDQVYGEEVDQAISNLNNGEVLLIENVRFEPGEEKNDPVLAKAFAAMADVYVNDAFGAAHRAHASTEGVAHHLPGVSGLLMEKELDVLGKALSTPERPFTAVIGGAKVKDKIGVIDNLLDKVDNLIIGGGLAYTFVKALGYDVGKSLLEEDKIDLAKSFMEKAEQKGVKMYLPKDVVIADDFSRDANTKVVSIDEIPSDWEALDIGPGTRDEYRTVIEGSKLVIWNGPMGVFEFDAFANGTMTIAKALADAKDTYSVIGGGDSAAAVEKFDLADAMDHISTGGGASLEFMEGKVLPGVAALKDK
- the gpmI gene encoding 2,3-bisphosphoglycerate-independent phosphoglycerate mutase, translated to MAKKPVALIILDGFALRDETKGNAVAQAKKPNFDHYWNEFPHSQLQACGEAVGLPEGQMGNSEVGHLNIGAGRIVYQSLTRVNLSIKEGEFYEKQTFLDAMDHVKKKDSALHIFGLLSDGGIHSHIDHLYALLKLAAKENVEKVYVHGFLDGRDVGPQTAKTYIKALQEKMAEYGVGEIATLSGRYYSMDRDKRWDRVERSYRTMTYGEGPSYNDPIEVVDDSYANDIHDEFVLPSVITKEDGAPVATIEDDDAIIFFNFRPDRAIQISQVFTNEDFRGFDRGEKLPKDLHFVCLTHFSETVDGEVAFKPTNLDNTLGEVLAQQDYKQLRIAETEKYPHVTFFFSGGRENEFPGEERILIDSPKVATYDLKPEMSAYEVTDALLDELNADKHDVIILNLANPDMVGHSGMLEPTIKAIETVDECLGKIVDLILEKDGAAIITADHGNSDEVITVDDKPMTAHTTNPVPVIVTKKGVNLRDDGILADLSPTVLDLLGGKQPKEMTGKSLIKD
- the gap gene encoding type I glyceraldehyde-3-phosphate dehydrogenase; the encoded protein is MATKIGINGFGRIGRNVFRAALKNNDVEVVAVNDLTDAEMLAHLLQYDTVHGTLDAKVEVNGENLVVDGKEVKVLSERDPAQLGWGDLGVEIVVESTGRFTQRDDAAKHLEAGAKKVIISAPAKNEDITVVLGVNEDKYDAASHNVISNASCTTNCLAPLAKVLNDKFGIKRGMMTTVHSYTNDQQILDLPHKDYRRARAASENIIPTTTGAAKAVSLVLPELEGKLNGMAMRVPTPNVSLVDLVAELDKDVTVDEVNAALKEAAESNLKGILGYSEEPLVSRDYNGSPDSSTIDALSTMVMEGNMVKAISWYDNESGYSHRVVDLAAFIASKGL
- the tpiA gene encoding triose-phosphate isomerase gives rise to the protein MRKPIIAGNWKMHKTLEESKSFVKEISGLVPDESKIDSVICAPALFLNALVNETAETKLHIGAQNMHFEESGAFTGEISPAALNDLNVEYVILGHSERREMFAETNSSVNKKVHAAFKHDLVPIVCVGETLEQRENNETKPHVKTQVEQALSGLSEEQVAKTVIAYEPIWAIGTGKSATAEDANEVCAYIRSVIADKFSKEIAEQVRIQYGGSVKPETIDELMSQSDIDGALVGGASLKPQSFLQLLEVVNNG
- the eno gene encoding phosphopyruvate hydratase; this translates as MTSNIVNIFAREVLDSRGNPTVEVEVWLESGARGRALVPSGASTGEYEAVELRDGDKDRYLGKGVLNAVNNVNEMIAPELVFFDALDQVAIDKQLLELDGTENKGKIGANAILGVSMAVAHAAADHLDVSLYNYLGGFNAKTLPTPMMNILNGGEHADNNVDIQEFMVMPVGADSFREALRVGAEIFHTLKKVLKDKGLNTAVGDEGGFAPNLSSNEEAISTIIEAIEKAGYKPDEEVKLALDVASSELYKDGQYHLAGEGVTKTSEEMVAWYEELTSKYPIISIEDGLDENDWDGWEKLTAAIGDKVQLVGDDLFVTNTAKLSEGITRKVGNSILIKVNQIGTLTETFDAIEMAKRAGYTAVISHRSGETEDSTIADLAVATNAGQIKTGAPSRTDRVAKYNQLLRIEDELDYTSIYAGKDAFYNIKK